Proteins encoded in a region of the Gloeomargarita sp. SKYB120 genome:
- a CDS encoding serine/threonine protein kinase, protein MVRRDAVINQLLDGRYRIIATLAAGGFGKTFLAQDTKRPGQPQCVVKMLHGSQDPKAMEVARRLFYKEAEILEKLRHPQIPQLLAFFEQNQEFYLVEEFIPGHTLAQELVPGRVFDEGWVLTFLVDVLQILKFIHDRGVIHRDLKPSNLIRRQGDGNLVLIDFGAVKQLPIGATPTEASQTVGIGTQGYMPTEQSSGKPRFSSDLYALGMMAIQALTGVHPRDLPEDVDTGEILWQDRAQVSPALARILTKMVRYHFSQRYQRAEEVLQDLQPLLAQLPQIAPPVPAANLALRMAEPTHREMATQPIEIEPTTPADLEATVVSPQQTTPATEATRPAPTVLTPSTRHRWPWLVSSGAALVLAVCGGWWLWQRWAPRPVPAEFAQAQALVAQASQQTTQAKTLEQLQVAKAQWEKALALLQQIERPGAIAEQVHQLQQQCTQEIRQLETRIQACQNVLWGECP, encoded by the coding sequence GTGGTACGTCGGGACGCCGTGATCAACCAACTGCTGGACGGGCGGTATCGCATCATCGCCACCCTGGCGGCGGGGGGGTTCGGCAAAACCTTTCTCGCCCAGGACACCAAGCGCCCTGGTCAGCCCCAGTGCGTCGTGAAGATGCTGCACGGCAGTCAGGACCCCAAGGCGATGGAGGTCGCGCGGCGCCTGTTTTATAAGGAAGCAGAAATCCTAGAAAAACTGCGCCATCCCCAAATCCCCCAACTGCTGGCTTTTTTTGAGCAAAATCAGGAGTTTTACCTAGTCGAGGAATTCATTCCGGGGCACACCCTGGCCCAGGAGCTGGTGCCGGGGCGGGTGTTTGACGAAGGCTGGGTGTTGACCTTTCTGGTGGACGTGCTGCAGATTTTGAAATTCATCCACGACCGAGGTGTCATCCACCGCGACCTGAAACCCAGCAACCTAATCCGCCGGCAAGGGGATGGGAATTTGGTGCTCATTGACTTTGGCGCGGTGAAGCAGTTGCCGATTGGCGCGACGCCCACCGAGGCCAGCCAAACGGTGGGGATTGGCACCCAAGGCTACATGCCCACGGAACAATCCAGCGGTAAACCCCGGTTTAGCAGCGACTTGTACGCCCTGGGGATGATGGCCATCCAGGCCCTGACGGGGGTGCATCCCCGCGATTTACCCGAAGACGTAGACACAGGGGAAATTCTCTGGCAAGACCGCGCCCAGGTCAGTCCCGCCCTCGCCCGTATTTTGACCAAGATGGTGCGCTATCACTTCAGCCAGCGCTACCAGCGGGCCGAGGAGGTGCTCCAGGACTTGCAACCGCTGTTGGCCCAGTTGCCGCAGATTGCGCCGCCGGTGCCAGCGGCGAACCTAGCTCTGCGCATGGCTGAACCTACCCATCGGGAGATGGCGACCCAACCCATCGAAATCGAACCCACGACGCCTGCTGACCTGGAAGCGACGGTCGTTTCTCCCCAGCAGACCACTCCCGCAACGGAGGCCACGCGCCCGGCTCCGACCGTTTTGACACCCTCCACCCGTCACCGGTGGCCCTGGCTGGTCAGCAGCGGCGCTGCTCTGGTGCTGGCGGTCTGCGGCGGCTGGTGGCTCTGGCAACGGTGGGCGCCCCGACCCGTACCAGCGGAATTCGCGCAAGCCCAAGCGCTGGTTGCCCAGGCCAGCCAACAGACCACCCAAGCCAAAACCCTCGAACAGTTGCAAGTCGCCAAGGCCCAGTGGGAAAAGGCCCTCGCCCTGCTGCAGCAAATTGAACGGCCCGGCGCCATTGCCGAGCAGGTCCACCAACTGCAACAGCAGTGTACGCAGGAAATTCGCCAGTTAGAAACTCGGATCCAAGCCTGCCAGAACGTCCTGTGGGGCGAATGTCCCTAA
- a CDS encoding FIST C-terminal domain-containing protein: MERFIPAETQPSPQWLNALSTQVSLERAIQEVTAQVRSVGTADVALVFISDSFASEYVRLLPLLHEALPIRCLIGCGASGVVGSLPSGVAQEVEGKPALALSVARLPGVQVQPFVLYPQDLPDLDSPPQAWIDLIGVDPAQEPHFILLADPATSRIPDVLQGLDYAYPRSVKVGGLVGDGLFYQQEVLSQGVVGVALSGLRAEAIVAQGCRPIGQPYRVTRGERNIILGLEDRPPLQVLQTLIQNLDEADRQLAQSGLHIGVVSDEFKQELAPTDFLIRNLLGIDPRHGAIAIGDRVRPGQRVQFHLRDAQASLTDLQQLLAAHVRHHPEPPLGALMFACLGRGQHLYGRPNVDSHLFQRYLPGTTLAGCFCNGEIGPVGHTTHLHGYTAVFALWYVGTP, from the coding sequence ATGGAACGCTTTATCCCTGCGGAAACCCAGCCGTCACCCCAGTGGCTCAACGCCCTGTCCACGCAAGTGTCCCTGGAGCGGGCGATTCAGGAGGTAACAGCCCAGGTGCGGTCGGTCGGGACGGCAGACGTGGCCCTGGTGTTCATCAGCGACAGTTTTGCCAGCGAGTATGTGCGGTTGTTGCCCCTGTTGCATGAAGCACTCCCCATCCGGTGTTTGATTGGCTGTGGGGCCAGCGGCGTTGTGGGGTCGTTGCCCAGTGGCGTGGCGCAAGAGGTGGAGGGCAAACCCGCCCTGGCCCTGAGCGTGGCCCGTCTACCGGGGGTGCAGGTGCAGCCGTTTGTGCTGTATCCCCAGGATTTACCGGATTTGGATAGCCCGCCCCAGGCCTGGATAGACCTCATTGGCGTGGACCCCGCCCAAGAACCCCATTTCATCCTGTTGGCCGACCCCGCCACCAGCCGGATTCCCGATGTGCTCCAGGGGTTAGACTACGCCTATCCCCGCAGCGTCAAAGTCGGCGGGTTGGTCGGCGATGGGTTGTTCTACCAGCAGGAGGTGCTCTCCCAAGGGGTTGTGGGCGTCGCCTTGTCGGGCCTACGGGCGGAAGCGATTGTAGCCCAGGGGTGTCGTCCGATTGGCCAGCCCTACCGGGTCACCCGTGGCGAGCGCAACATCATCTTGGGGCTAGAGGACCGGCCGCCTTTGCAGGTGCTGCAAACCCTGATCCAAAACCTGGACGAGGCCGACCGGCAACTGGCGCAATCGGGGTTGCACATCGGCGTTGTGAGCGACGAGTTCAAGCAGGAGCTGGCGCCCACCGATTTTTTGATCCGCAATTTGCTGGGAATTGACCCACGGCACGGCGCGATTGCCATCGGCGACCGGGTGCGACCGGGGCAACGGGTGCAATTTCACCTGCGGGACGCCCAGGCTTCCCTGACCGACCTGCAGCAGCTCTTGGCGGCCCATGTCCGGCACCATCCTGAACCTCCTTTGGGTGCCCTGATGTTTGCCTGTTTGGGGCGGGGGCAACACCTGTACGGGCGACCCAACGTGGACTCCCACCTGTTCCAGCGCTATTTACCGGGGACCACGCTGGCGGGGTGCTTTTGCAACGGGGAAATCGGGCCGGTGGGCCACACCACGCACCTGCACGGCTACACCGCCGTCTTTGCGTTGTGGTACGTCGGGACGCCGTGA
- a CDS encoding isoaspartyl peptidase/L-asparaginase → MAFVDGPYQVATIRATDGPQVVIHGGAGATLKSQQSVMPIRASLHRIVRTLYDQLQQGASAIAVVVQGCQMLEDDPLFNAGTGAVLQSDGQVRLSAALMDGHTQTFSGVINAQRVRYPIQLAHFLQTQPDRVIADVGAIELARELQLPPYNPVTPQRLQEWVNQTRDGAVMNLVADMGTIGVVARDNHGRLAVGTSTGGKGGERIGRVSDSAMPAGTYANHQAAVSCTGIGEDIIDECLAARIVIRVTDGLTLAEAFERSFREAAQRGRDLGAIGLDVHGNIAWGKTTDILLAAYANGTGIQDTLS, encoded by the coding sequence ATGGCATTTGTGGACGGGCCGTATCAGGTGGCGACCATCAGGGCAACGGACGGCCCCCAGGTGGTGATCCACGGTGGCGCTGGGGCCACGTTGAAATCCCAACAGTCGGTGATGCCTATTCGGGCTTCGCTCCACCGCATTGTCCGTACCCTCTATGACCAGTTGCAGCAGGGGGCCAGCGCCATTGCGGTGGTGGTGCAGGGGTGTCAGATGCTCGAGGACGACCCTCTGTTCAACGCGGGGACGGGGGCGGTGTTGCAGTCCGACGGGCAAGTGCGTCTGAGCGCAGCCCTGATGGACGGCCATACCCAGACCTTCAGCGGCGTGATCAACGCCCAGCGGGTGCGCTACCCGATTCAACTGGCCCACTTTTTGCAAACCCAACCTGACCGAGTGATTGCCGATGTGGGGGCTATCGAGCTGGCGCGCGAGTTGCAGCTCCCGCCCTACAACCCGGTAACGCCCCAGCGCCTGCAGGAATGGGTAAACCAGACCCGGGATGGGGCCGTGATGAACCTGGTAGCAGACATGGGCACGATTGGCGTGGTGGCGCGCGATAACCACGGGCGTCTGGCGGTGGGCACCTCCACCGGCGGCAAGGGCGGCGAACGCATCGGGCGGGTGAGCGATTCGGCTATGCCCGCCGGTACCTATGCCAACCACCAGGCGGCGGTCAGTTGTACTGGGATCGGCGAAGACATTATTGACGAATGCCTAGCGGCGCGGATTGTGATTCGGGTAACGGATGGGTTGACGCTGGCCGAGGCGTTTGAGCGGTCGTTTCGAGAAGCGGCGCAACGCGGACGAGACTTGGGCGCCATTGGCCTGGATGTTCACGGCAACATCGCTTGGGGGAAGACCACCGACATCCTCCTGGCCGCCTACGCCAATGGGACGGGTATCCAGGACACCTTGAGTTAA
- a CDS encoding NADAR family protein, producing the protein MAAADPTAMKIYFYRVDEPYGFLSNFSPHPIDLDGHTWPTVEHYYQAQKFVGTPHADLVEHIRRLPTPEQAAQTGRNPQYQRRPDWDHIKRDVMLKAVRCKFRSHPDLAEKLLATGDAELIENSPTDGYWGCGPDGSGCNHLGRILMQVRAELRQAR; encoded by the coding sequence ATGGCAGCAGCAGACCCGACAGCCATGAAGATTTACTTCTACCGCGTGGATGAGCCCTACGGTTTTTTGTCGAATTTTTCACCTCACCCCATTGACCTCGACGGGCACACCTGGCCCACCGTCGAGCATTACTACCAGGCCCAGAAGTTTGTCGGGACGCCCCATGCGGACTTGGTGGAGCACATTCGGCGACTACCGACCCCTGAGCAGGCGGCGCAAACTGGCAGAAATCCCCAATATCAGCGGCGACCCGACTGGGACCACATCAAACGCGACGTGATGCTCAAAGCAGTGCGCTGTAAATTTCGCAGCCACCCTGACCTGGCCGAGAAGTTGTTGGCCACGGGCGACGCCGAACTCATCGAAAATTCCCCCACCGATGGCTACTGGGGGTGCGGTCCCGATGGCAGTGGTTGCAACCACCTAGGCCGGATTCTCATGCAGGTGCGGGCCGAATTGCGGCAGGCCCGTTAA
- a CDS encoding glycosyltransferase, whose amino-acid sequence MFLSVVIPTYNRRPILAKALYALAHQDWAGPYEVIVVDDGSTDDTLTWLQAHQAELPRVRWYTQAHQGPAAARNLGVAQAQGDTIVFIDSDLVVTPVFLRAHAEQLQAAYRRLGHCKCFTYGRVVNTSNFENPTQEPFKLTDMSRAFFATGNVAIAKTWLEAAGGFDPDFQFYGWEDLELGVRLKKLGLVLVPCPQAVGYHWRPPFTLEQIPRLIDKEIQRAKMGLLFYQKHPTWEVRLMIQMTWLHWLLWEVLSLGGLLNERTLAPLLQWLIDQGRGDWAWELSRLFLNRYQVQAVYAAYRQWQQQTRQP is encoded by the coding sequence ATGTTTTTGAGTGTGGTCATTCCCACCTACAACCGGCGGCCTATCCTGGCCAAGGCCCTATACGCCCTGGCGCACCAGGATTGGGCGGGGCCGTATGAAGTGATTGTGGTAGACGACGGGTCAACGGACGATACCTTGACGTGGTTACAGGCTCACCAAGCGGAATTGCCCCGAGTGCGGTGGTACACCCAGGCGCACCAGGGACCGGCAGCCGCCCGCAACTTGGGGGTGGCCCAAGCCCAGGGCGATACGATTGTGTTTATTGATAGCGACCTGGTGGTGACGCCAGTGTTTTTGCGCGCCCATGCGGAACAACTCCAGGCGGCGTACCGGCGATTGGGGCATTGCAAATGTTTCACCTATGGGCGGGTGGTGAATACCTCCAATTTCGAGAACCCCACGCAGGAACCCTTCAAATTAACAGATATGTCGCGGGCGTTTTTTGCCACCGGTAACGTCGCGATTGCCAAAACCTGGTTAGAGGCGGCAGGCGGCTTTGACCCGGATTTTCAGTTCTACGGCTGGGAGGATTTGGAACTGGGGGTGCGCTTGAAAAAACTAGGGTTGGTGCTGGTGCCGTGCCCGCAGGCGGTGGGGTATCATTGGCGTCCGCCTTTTACCCTGGAGCAAATTCCCCGCCTGATTGACAAGGAAATCCAGCGGGCCAAAATGGGTTTGCTTTTCTACCAAAAACATCCCACCTGGGAGGTGCGGCTGATGATTCAGATGACGTGGCTACACTGGCTTTTGTGGGAGGTGTTGTCGCTTGGGGGCCTGTTGAACGAGCGCACCCTGGCGCCCTTGCTGCAGTGGCTGATTGACCAGGGACGCGGCGATTGGGCCTGGGAACTCTCCCGCCTGTTTCTCAACCGCTACCAGGTGCAGGCGGTCTATGCCGCTTACCGGCAATGGCAGCAGCAGACCCGACAGCCATGA
- the recA gene encoding recombinase RecA: protein MTTAPNSDKQKALTLAMQQIEKSFGKGAIMRLGDASRIRVETVPSGALTLDLALGGGLPKGRVIEIYGPESSGKTTVALHAVAEVQKRGGIAAFVDAEHALDPAYAAALGVDVANLLVSQPDYGEAALEIVDSLVRSAAVDIVVVDSVAALVPKAEIEGEMGDAYMGLQARLMSQALRKITGNISKTGCILIFLNQLRQKIGVTYGNPETTTGGNALKFYASVRLDVRRLQTLKRGTEEYGIRVRAKVAKNKVAPPFRLAEFDIIFGKGISQAGCVLDIAEQVGIVKRKGAWYSYQGENLAQGRENVLQFLEENPAVREAIEQQVRQQLEMGAVTIPTATPTLEDLEPDVEPADE from the coding sequence ATGACCACCGCCCCCAACTCCGATAAGCAAAAAGCTTTGACCCTGGCCATGCAGCAGATTGAAAAGTCCTTTGGCAAGGGGGCGATCATGCGCCTGGGGGACGCCTCGCGCATCCGGGTGGAAACCGTGCCCAGCGGCGCCCTGACCCTGGATTTGGCCCTTGGCGGTGGACTGCCGAAAGGACGGGTCATCGAAATTTACGGTCCCGAGAGTTCGGGGAAAACGACGGTGGCCCTGCACGCCGTGGCGGAGGTGCAAAAGCGGGGGGGCATTGCCGCGTTTGTGGATGCAGAGCACGCCCTCGACCCCGCCTACGCGGCTGCTTTGGGGGTGGATGTCGCTAACCTGCTGGTGTCGCAACCGGACTACGGGGAAGCCGCCCTAGAAATTGTGGACTCCCTGGTGCGCTCGGCGGCGGTAGACATCGTGGTGGTAGACTCGGTGGCGGCCCTGGTGCCTAAGGCGGAAATCGAGGGGGAAATGGGGGACGCCTACATGGGGTTGCAGGCGCGCTTGATGAGCCAGGCCCTGCGCAAAATCACTGGCAACATCAGCAAAACCGGTTGCATTTTGATCTTTTTGAACCAACTGCGGCAAAAAATCGGCGTCACCTACGGCAACCCCGAAACCACCACCGGCGGCAACGCCCTGAAGTTCTATGCGTCGGTGCGGCTGGATGTGCGGCGGCTGCAAACCTTGAAACGGGGGACGGAGGAGTACGGGATTCGCGTCCGAGCGAAGGTCGCCAAAAACAAGGTGGCCCCCCCCTTCCGGCTGGCGGAATTTGACATTATTTTTGGCAAGGGCATCTCCCAGGCCGGGTGCGTGCTGGACATCGCCGAGCAGGTGGGGATTGTCAAGCGCAAGGGCGCCTGGTACAGCTATCAGGGCGAAAACCTGGCCCAGGGGCGGGAAAACGTCCTGCAATTTTTGGAGGAAAATCCGGCGGTGCGAGAGGCGATTGAACAACAGGTGCGCCAGCAACTGGAGATGGGTGCCGTGACCATTCCGACGGCGACTCCCACCCTTGAGGACCTGGAACCGGACGTGGAACCCGCTGATGAGTGA